The window ctaaaagaccattttacttaatagatatttatacatatatatttaggcactgtaccgtgtatgattttcactggatgtgctaaaactgagctttgtctgtgttttatgtgctgtctctggttttaaataaatatacattttcccATATAAAAAATATGTTGTTTTTGATTAGTGCAAATATTCATGGGTTAGTCCATCTTTGTGTTATTTATTCTTGTGTTTTATTTAGGGTAGTTATAAATAGAAAATGTATTtcaatttaatttttaaatttCACGGCTACAAGGTCATTGTTTATCTATAGTTCATTACAAAAAAATTTAATGTAAGGGTGGCTCCGTACAGAATAGTATCCTACTACATAAATTCTCCATCAAAATAATTTACATTTCGCCACCCAGTCAAAGATGTTACTGTAATTCTACAGTCCTATCAATGTACAGTTCTTGCAGTCACATGAGATCCACTGCTCTGCATATCTTCCCAGAATCCTCTAGCAACATAATATTCTAAAAAGCACATTCAGAATTCAAGTCACTTTAAAGTTTGAGGCCATACACACCTAGAACAATGCACCAATTTATTTCCAATTCACACTAGGGAATGAACAATTGAATGTTTAAGGTTTAGATACCCTCTGTTTTTCTAACAGTGTTGTCATATAACAGTTAATTTTAAGTTTTAGACTTGAATGAATTATACATTAGTTAAAGTGATTTACTTTTGCTTACTTTCAAAGCATCGTGGCCCTTTCATAATCAAGGTTTATGAGAGGGAAGACTTTAGAGGTCAGATGATGGAGTTCACTGAAGACTGTCCCAGTGTCCATGAGAAATTCCGTTACCACGACATTCACTCCTGCAATGTGCTCGATGGTCAGTGGGTGTTCTATGAGGAACCCAACTACAGGGGGCGTCAGTACTACCTGAAACCTGGAGAGTACAAGAGATACACCAACTGGGGTGCCATGAACTCCAGAGTTGGCTCCTTCAGACGTGTCCAGCATCTCCATTAAACACTGTTTATGACTTCCTCATTAAACTCATTAACATGACAGAAGCTTTATTTATGTTTTTCTTATTTGTTGTGCTGAGCGTACAAAAGGTGTGAGCATGGCATGAacaatgataaagaacacttgTGCGTGTCTACaacgcagatccgcttataacgcggtttgagcgtggaacCCGAatgaaaaaaaaactcacactcactgtacacactcacagcacactgcaaacactcacagcacactgcacacactcacactcacagcacattcaTGAATGGTCTCACCATAATTAATAATGAGGCAATGAGGACAAAGAATTTGTAAGGCTATGCTTACATTGATAAATAAGTTAGTAGAGGATCGGTTCAAGCAGTAAAATGAAAACCAGACAAATAAATAACGAGGACACAATATTTATTAGAGTTGCCCTTATGCAAAATTGATACAATTGTAGCCacgtatcctcttggctactaatctgccctgcatAACACATAAACCCAGGTACCAGTgaaggcagtgttagggttaatctgggggtttcccctgcagtaagcagctcccgtgagtgacaggggggtggggggactaGGACATGtttactgccctatcaggggctcagacctaagtCCTTCCCCTGGGTAGAAAAGGGCTGCAAATCCAAATTCTAAGAGTTCTGAGGGCTGGAGAGATCCTCTCCCTCAGGGGTGTGGGATACTACCCCTTATTCTGCCAGGGAATAAGGGAgctaaggatagacctttggggcctcatgcACTCTGGGTTGAGTCCAAGGACCCTTGGAAGAAGTGTACTTTTTGTATGCTGTTGAAGAATAAAGatctgttcctgttttataccCTGCCAGAGAGTGCAGTTTATTAGAGAGAGTACAAGAGGGTTTTACTACAGGGATTGCACCCAGTTCTGCTGAGGCCTGCTGgagatggaggcattgcaccaagTAAAGAACTGAGAagaaccctaaagcctgtcctgttcatccccactaccaccagcggacactcagtatcctgtgagacgagcaggtgagcagcacaacaacacaaagtaacagtgaaatctcccagagggtgggggaacacttgTTACACGTTTTAAAACACAGGAACAGATCTATAAATAAGATCAAATCCACATcaaacgatttttttttttttattggtccttgttttttttttgcactaatGCTGTTTAGCAGAAAGAAGACTTTGATAGAAGGTCCACAATTACTGCACAGTAAAATGAAGAAACTATTTTGTGGGCATTCCAATGTAATGCAGGTTATTTTAATCCAGTGTGAGCAGTAATTTGTGTACTGCAACACTGGGCCAGCAAGATTAAAGAAAAAggattttctctgttttttacatTTCCATGATAGTTATTCATAGTTATGCAAATTCTTCCATAACTACCATTTAGGATTAAGGGCTTGGTACGCTATTTATATAGCCACTATTGTCTCCTGAATCCGTATTAAGGATATAATAGTTTAAGGTGTTAGCTTAGCCTAAATACGAACATTTTGACCATCTCTAATTACCACCACTTTCCAATCAACAGAATTATTTCttgggtttatttatttaattgcaattCAGTTTGTGTCCAGTAGATGGCACATCGAATATCTGTATCCATGCCCACAGTAAACAGCATaagatcttaaagcagcagttcaagcactatcctacatgtgtgtttttttaagaaATTAGTTCTATTAGAAAATACTTGtactgtagcatttaaaaaaaaaagttttaaacacatttttaatgtaggaagcatttccaaagtgacagccccctttcccttctgaaagtctctggctcttgagccctgccctctctctaacagtgcaccaattgtatccagtAACTGCCCAGttaatcatattccaggactttgtccagaatgctgtgcaagcactgaattaaataacccggagcaagcgatcgattacaggagaatggatcgatctgcagcgcagctatcacttgtcagtgtgcaaattgtattgatgcgcatattgaatgggaaaaaaaaaatatatatatattttttaaacggcagcttgaactgtagctttaatAGGTGTTTCTATACTTTAACTGATTTCAGTGGTGGGCAATAGCGAAACGCGTACAATCAGCTGTTGGAGACCACTGAGCTACGGAGAGACAGTGCGGGAGGTGCTGGCAAGTCACATAGGCCGAATTAccaggcagcttcttccgcccttACTAGAGCCGTTACAGGACGTAGGCGGATGTGATGCATGCGGAAGCAAACCAGTGACTGAATTCACCAGCGTCCTTCTCGAGCAACCAGCAGTTCTCTCCAACGAATTATCTTAATGCCAAAATATTCATTGTTACAAGACCATCATCCATAAGGATTCCAGTACCAGAGGGTTTTCactaaagggctcccatcagagagagacgGATCTCTGATACATTTGTTATATCTGAACAAATTTGTGCATGATACTAACACAAATATTACTTTGGATTCTAAATAttttataccatctgcactattatatattttttcctatttTTCACATATCACCTTGAGAACTACAGtgctccccttacctggaagacaacACAAGACTACATTGGACATGGACAGTcctttaaagggtgtagagctgctgtatttatttgtatttcacaTATATTATGTCACTGATCACTCTTTTTTTGGTGTAGGTTACTTATTCACTTggatttatacacacatatatatatatatatatatatatatatatatatgttatttatagGTTCACTATTATTGGTTATTTTGCACCATTAATTCACTTTAGCTATTTTATAGTTAGAAGCGCCCGGTTCCATTTTTTTGTTTGAGTACAATAATCTGTAGTTTATTTTGGCATTTCAGTTAACTATTAAAAATGTGGTATGGATTGGGAGATGTAGTCTCCCTAGTATGACTTGAATAATTTAGTAATGAATAGAGTGTACATTTGACTGTTTTTCATACATTTCTTTGTAATGGATTTCTCATCTTACTGTGATCCTGTGCATGTTAGTGCAGTAATAAAGGTCTAAACGGAGAAAAAAAATGGATATTTTATCATCGAGCTTTACACTGCAGTGTGCTGCTTCTATTAACCCACTAGTGAACTTGGTGTGTCGGTAATTCAGATTAGAAATGAATTAATTATTGCTAATAGCATTCATCTCCGATACTAGGTAGTAATTATAGGAGAGGGATTATTTTGTGCTAGGACTCAGCACTGACTGGTGGTATCAGTCTTACAGGTTTAGTTTAGCTGACCTCTACACCAGGGACCAAAGCACAATAAAGTGCTGGTTGCTTCCATTTGCCTCCCCCAATGGACAAAGTCTGCTGATGTCCTTTACACACCTCCAGGACAAGATCCGGAGGCTTCTTGAGGGAAAGTGGAATGAATAATTGCCCACTAATGTCTGGGCAACATGAGTTATGGCGTAAAtgtagtggggggaggggggaggatagtGAGGTCCTGGGCTCAGCCTTGGCTGCCACCACTAGGCTTTATGACTTACCCAAGGTCTACATTAGAGACTGTAGCATAAACAGGTGAAGGTTGGTGCTTCTCTTTGCCTCCCCCTTGAGATAAACCTTTTGGATGTCTGTTCCCTACCTTTATaactaatttaaatatatattgcaatgTGATCAGCATATCTCCAAGCCATGTACCTCAGGTGTCTCCCTAGTTTATTTGGAGAatcgtttgaggggatatatacacaACTGAAGACACTGTATGAAACCAAGCACGTCAGAGGCCCTCTTGACATACCAGATATACATTACAGGCACTTGCTTATTTTATAGGGATGATCAGGCTGACCATTCCATTGAAGAGGTTAGTCCAATTGACCCAGAAGTGCTGAAGGTTCGTAAGCATTCTGAATGTAAAGGAAAACCTCTACCCTTTCCCCTTAGTTCCATTTTGAAAATACTTACATTCAAATTCCACACAACAATTCCACTTAAGGTCTAGTCTAGTCATGGAAAGCCACCAACAGGGGAGGGCAGCTGGAACAATTGTACTGTAGGCCAAAAATGCATCGGGATGCCATCCTCTGTTGGTTGGTTGCTTGGCCCCAGATCTTCCCATCTGCAGCCTGGTCTTAAGCCCCCCTGCACGCCAGTTAGTGCCGGAAGGTCAAACTATTGCATTATGCTTGGTAAAATGTaaagtgtgtgtattgtgtgtgcatgtttattgaCTGAGGGGGAATTGAATGAAGAATGGGGGTACTGAATGTgcgagaggaggggggttgaTATTGAGGGTGGGTGGTATTGAGTGTGGGGATGGAGGATTGAGTGGGGAGTGAGGAAGTGGTATTGAGTGGGAGGAAGGGagcattgagtgagagaggaggacagGGTATGTGAGTGAGAGAGCAGGTgtaaaagagggaggggagaagggatatAGGAGGGAGGTGGtatgggggtgtaagagggaaagatgttagagagagagaggtggaatgagtggagagtgtgagagacaagGAAGAGTGAGTGGGAGTGACTGAgtgaaagggggagtgagtgcatgagcgagtgggagagtgaggggaatAGGAGGTGTAAGAGACgaagggaggagaggtgagggtttaagaaagggagggggagaggtggtggtgtAAGGTGGTGATGTAAGTGAGAGACAGATGGGTGGAGAAATTCATGGGAGAGGATAAGAGTGGGGAGTGTGAGCAAAGTTAAGGGGAAGTGTGAGAAGGTTGAGATAAATAGAGGGGTGAGatagtgaggaggtgtgtgagaaggggggagtgtaagagaaagtGGGGAGCTCACAATGCCACAGACACGGGGTCCCAGtggaaactgtagtcctgggccccatgaaagCTGTCGGtggatctctctctctatatatatatactcacagacagctgtttcgcctttttcacccaccataacttaaataatgtgaatggtaaacctacccagcttgaaaattgcaaagcaagAACAACCAACGTCAcagtgatgagacccaaaaggtgagTGGTTTCagtggctttgcatctaatcccatgctgtgcttaaaagctgtgtgaactgcgagcattagcttataagggttccgtataaaaattgatttcaggcaaaaggtgacacattgtgttccatttgcatgtcatttcccagaatcccttgctgcagtggaagcattgtatgctaggtataatggtgaaaggcacagttgcagacctaagacatgtaaatgtgctcacaagtgatattctttattgcacagacacagacacacagctaaaccctgttatAAAATGATTCGCTAAAGCGCGGATCCGCTAATAATGTGGTTTGagtgtggctcccgtttttttaaaacaaaatgggtttttttttggcaaactttaataacacatcatgggTAACTTCTGTAAGATGATTGGTAAACAGTTCACCAAGTGACGCTAATGAGGAGGGAGGACGGGATGGAAGGGCAAACCATGAATCAAAGCCAATATATGACAAACACAAATCCAACAGAAAAAGCATAATTTAACCCCAATGTATATTTTCAAAGTCATTTTAATGCAAATGTTGTCGTACAATGCTAAAACTttctgcatttttgttttttctttcttaaaACCCACTAAGCCCTATGGGTCAATGCACAAAAAGTATTTCCATGTTCTAATAGGGACTTTCCTGACATCAGCAAAGATCTGCTAATTACTGATGCACATGCTGCAATAATTGTTTTTGCAGCCAAAGTGTAGCATGTTGTCATAATTAAAAATGAAGTGTTTTGCTACTCACCAATGCCCCCTTTAGGAAGGAAAATAAGTCAGCTGATTGAgttatattttttgtgtatttttgaggTATTTTTATTCTAGTAAAATGTATCTTAGCCTAACCAAATTGTGTAACAAAGTAAAACGTTCACATCATTCTGCTTCCATAACACTGCTATGTACATTAGATTTCCTGATCCTTTTAAAAAGTAATTGCCCTTGCCTCTTAAATTGCCTTTTTTCTTCATGTGAAATGTATGTTCCCAGTAATTAAGTGATATTGTGTTACCTCCTAACAGAATAAGGCACTTCCCCATTTCCTGCAGAGAAACCCAGAAACCGAGAGTACAATTATAGCATACAGTGAGGTCTGCCGGCTTCTGCCAGCTTTACACATAGTTTGCCCGTGTGCAGAGTTCTTAATGCTTTCTGGAAAATGTCGTTTTTCTGTAGCGGGCTGAAAAGTGAGAACATGCGCAACTGGAAGTTACAACTGAAGGTTGCTAGTTTCAGAAAGAGATAGAGTCTCTGTACTGTGTGATTTCTGGGGATAAAGTGTGAGTGCTACTATCTTACAGCCCTATAtaataaaaaaggggggaggaTGGCCTTAAACAAGATCAAATTGTGTACTTTGCACAACACCAAAAGTAGGTCACAAAGGAGGGGCGAGAGAGATGTGTTAATATCTGTATAATAACAGAACAAGAACTGCAATAAAGggtgcggaggtggtgctggctGGGAATGTGGATTATAATGAACACAGGAatgaaagaaagctccctaatagccgcactaAAGAAAACACCTATGCCtgtattaaaaattactatttataaataaattgattaaaacatatttattgcagcaactctaacgtgaaccaaaatgattaaaataaattaaaaaaagattaaaaaagg is drawn from Ascaphus truei isolate aAscTru1 chromosome 7, aAscTru1.hap1, whole genome shotgun sequence and contains these coding sequences:
- the LOC142499325 gene encoding gamma-crystallin-3-like, which translates into the protein MGKIIFYEDRNFQGRSYECSSDCSDLSSYFSRCNSIRVENGNWILYEHSNYKGHQYYLRRGEYPDFQQWMGFNDSIRSCHLTTQHRGPFIIKVYEREDFRGQMMEFTEDCPSVHEKFRYHDIHSCNVLDGQWVFYEEPNYRGRQYYLKPGEYKRYTNWGAMNSRVGSFRRVQHLH